A genomic window from Nomascus leucogenys isolate Asia chromosome 10, Asia_NLE_v1, whole genome shotgun sequence includes:
- the LOC100593082 gene encoding LOW QUALITY PROTEIN: leukocyte immunoglobulin-like receptor subfamily A member 2 (The sequence of the model RefSeq protein was modified relative to this genomic sequence to represent the inferred CDS: inserted 1 base in 1 codon), which produces MTPILRVLICLRLSLGRRTHVQAGPLPKPTLWAEPGSVINQGSPVTLRCQGSLQAEEYHLYRENKSASWVRWIQEPGKKGQFPIPSINLEHAGRYRCQYYSHNHSSEPSDPLKLVVTGAHSKPTLSALPSPVVTSGGNVTLQCGSQVAFDRFILCKEGEDEHLQRLNSHSHARGWSWAVFSVGPVSPSRRWSYRCYAYDSRSPYVWSSPSDLLELLVPGVSKKTSLSVKPGPVVAPGESLTLQCGSDVGYDRFVLYKEGERDFLQFLGRQPQAGLSQANFTLSPASRSHGGQYRCYGAHNLSSEWSAPSDPLDILITGQIYDTVSLSVQPGPTVASGEKVTLLCQSWGQFHTFLLTKEGTAHPPLRLRSENQAQQNQAEFPMAPVTSAHAGTYRCYSSLSSNPYLLSHPSDPLELVVSEAAETLSPSQNKTDSMTSQHPQDYTVENLIRMGVAGLVLVVLGILLFEAQHSQRXPPRCSREVNSRKDNAPFSVVEPQGQI; this is translated from the exons ATGACCCCCATCCTCAGGGTCCTGATCTGTCTCA GGCTGAGTCTGGGCCGCAGGACCCACGTGCAGGCAG GGCCCCTCCCCAAGCCCACCCTCTGGGCTGAGCCAGGGTCTGTGATCAACCAGGGAAGTCCCGTGACCCTCAGGTGTCAGGGGAGCCTTCAGGCTGAGGAGTACCATCTATATAGGGAAAACAAATCAGCATCCTGGGTTAGATGGATACAAGAGCCTGGGAAGAAGGGCCAGTTCCCCATCCCATCCATCAACTTGGAACACGCAGGGCGGTATCGCTGTCAGTACTACAGCCACAATCACTCATCAGAGCCCAGTGACCCCCTGAAGTTGGTGGTGACAG GAGCCCACAGCAAACCCACCCtctcagccctgcccagccctgtggTGACCTCAGGAGGGAATGTGACCCTGCAGTGTGGCTCACAGGTGGCATTTGACCGCTTCATTCTGTGTAAGGAAGGAGAAGATGAACACCTACAACGGCTGAACTCCCATTCCCATGCCCGTGGGTGGTCCTGGGCCGTCTTCTCCGTGGGCCCCGTGAGCCCGAGTCGCAGGTGGTCGTACAGGTGCTATGCTTATGACTCGCGCTCTCCCTATGTGTGGTCTTCACCCAGTGATCTCCTGGAGCTCCTGGTCCCAG GTGTTTCTAAGAAGACATCGCTCTCAGTTAAGCCAGGCCCTGTCGTGGCCCCTGGGGAGAGCCTGACCCTCCAGTGTGGCTCTGATGTCGGCTACGACAGATTTGTTCTGTATAAGGAGGGAGAACGTGACTTCCTCCAGTTCCTTGGCCGGCAGCCCCAGGCTGGGCTCTCCCAGGCCAACTTCACCCTGAGCCCTGCGAGCCGCTCCCACGGCGGCCAGTACAGATGCTACGGTGCACACAACCTCTCCTCCGAGTGGTCGGCCCCCAGTGACCCCCTGGACATCCTGATCACAG GACAGATCTATGACACGGTCTCCCTCTCGGTGCAGCCGGGCCCCACGGTGGCCTCAGGAGAGAAGGTGACCCTGCTGTgtcaatcatgggggcagttccacACTTTTCTTCTGACCAAAGAGGGGACAGCCCATCCCCCACTGCGTCTGAGATCAGAGAACCAAGCTCAGCAGAACCAGGCTGAATTCCCCATGGCTCCTGTGACCTCAGCCCACGCGGGGACCTACAGATGCTACAGCTCGCTCAGCTCCAACCCCTACCTGCTGTCTCACCCCAGTGACCCCCTGGAGCTCGTGGTCTCAG AAGCAGCTGAGACCCTCAGCCCATCACAAAACAAGACAGACTCCATGACTA GCCAACACCCCCAGGATTACACAGTGGAGAATCTCATCCGCATGGGCGTGGCTGGCTTGGTCCTGGTGGTCCTCGGGATTCTGCTATTTGAGGCTCAGCACAGCCAGA AGCCTCCAAGATGCAGTCGGGAGGTGAACAGCAGAAAGGACAATGCACCCTTCAGCGTGGTGGAGCCCCAGGGACAGATCTGA